CAGACCGACACTCTGCGCACAGATGTCGTCAAGGCCGTCGACAACCGGCGCGGCATCGTGGCGAACATCGCCGGCACTGCCACCGAACACCGACGGCGGTGTCCACTCCTTCGAGGGCGGCCCCCGGCCCCCTCGTCGATCATGGAGTTGGGGCACCGCCCAAACCTCGCAATCGTCACCAACCATGGCACCACAACTCCATGATCGACGGGGCGCGGCGGGGCACGGCGGGGGGTGGCGGGGGGTGTGTGCCGGGGTGTCGTGTTTGGCGTGCGGTACGGCCGGTCCGGGGGCCGGGTGCGGGGTGCGGGGCGGGAATCGGCTTGGGGGTGGGGGTGTTGTACAGGGTTCACCCCCGAGCACCCCGACCGGCGTCATCATGCCGGCACCCCGGGGGCGTCGTGCCCGCTGGCCGATGCTCTGCACGCCGGCTTCCGAGCCTGGAATGCCGGCCGGCCTGCGGGTGTTGTATATGGCTGGCGCACCCCGTGCGGGCTGAGGCCCCGGGACAGGCGCCCAGAATCTTTCCCCCTTTTCGGCGTGTGGCGTCCCCGCGCCCGTGCCATCCCCCGTGACGGAAAGGCAGGACACCCCCATGACCACGCTGATCCGTAAGGCTGCTCTGACCGCTGCTGGTGCCGCTCTCGTCGGTGGCGCCCTGGCCGCCCCGGCCACTGCTTTCGCCGCCCCCGCCAGCACGCACACCCCGACCGCCTCGGTGACCACTGACCGCGGCCACGACCGTGACGGTGGTGGCAAGGGCGGTAAGGAGCTGCGGGTGCGGTACGAGGCTCAGCCGAACTTCTACTACTGCGGTCCCGCTGCGGCGCGTAACGCGCTCACCACGATGGACAAGAACGTCTCGCAGGACGACATGGCCCACGAGATGGGCACCACCGAGAACGGCACCGACAGCGCCCACCAGATCACCAAGGCGCTGAACGTCAAGGCGGGTAAGGACACCTTCCGCACGGTGGAGATCTCCAGCGCCAAGGCCGACGACGCGCAGACCGACACCCTGCGCAAGGATGTCGTCAAGGCCGTCGACAACGGTCACGGCATCGTGGCGAACATCGCTGGCACCGCCACCGACACTGAAGGCGGTGTCCACTCCTTCGAGGGCGGCCACTACATCAGCGTCGTGGGATACCGTGACGGCGGCGAGACCGTGAAGATCTCCGACTCCGCCAACCCGGACCAGTCCTCGTACTGGATCACCACCGACGCCCTCGCCGACTGGACCGCCACCCGCGGCTACTCCGCCTGACGAGAACAGCATGACCGGGCCGGCCCCCTGCGACAGGGGCCGGCCCGTTGTCGCACGTCCGGACCCACCCCCGCCCGTTCGGCGCGGTATGCCCGTACTGCCGCCGGCCGATCACGGTCCGGCACCCGAGCCGCCGTGCGGGCGGCACCGAACGGCTCGGCTCGGCACCGAACGCAGCGCCGAACGCCCGGTCCGGCACCCCGCCCGATACGGCCGGACGGAGTGCGATAGAGTGGTTCTACCGACGCGGGGTGGAGCAGCTCGGTAGCTCGCTGGGCTCATAACCCAGAGGTCGCAGGTTCAAATCCTGTCCCCGCTACCACGCAACGAGGGCCCTCGGAAACTGTCCGAGGGCCCTCGTTGTTTCCGTTCCCCGTGTCCTTCCCACGCGGCCCGGCGGGCCCGAGCGGCGTGCCCCGGATGGGGGCTCCGAGCCGCGCACACCTGGAAGGGGTCCCGAGCCGGCGTACCCCCGGACGCCCACCGGCTGCGATCGGCCACGCCGAAACTGGACGAGGCCGGTGGGGAGGGTGGGCCAGCCGGGGCGGCGATCGGGGTGCCGTTCTTGCCTGCCTCGGCGAGGATGGGGACATGTCTTCCTGGAACAGGTGGTGGGGCCGGCTCGGTGCCGTCCTCGGTGCGGTGGTGCTCTCCGTGTTCGTGCCGGTCGCCGCGTGGGCGTCCACCGGCCCGGGTGAGCTGGTCGTGGAGGCCGCGCGGCGGCGCTCCCGCGGCGGTGGTTTCGGCCTGGTCGGCCTGCTCTGCTGTCTCGTGGTGGTGGCAGTGGTGGTGCTGTTGCTGGTGCGCATGATGCGGGGCCGGCGCGGCCCGCGCTGAGGCTCGGCCGGGTGAGGGCGGGCGGCGACCCACCCGCCCGGTACCGCCGCGCCGGCTGGTCAGACGGCCCGGGAGATCGGGTCGCGGCCGGTCAGTCGGCTGGCGCGGCGGGCGGGTAGCCGGCCACTGCGCTAACCGGATGGTCAGACGGCCAGCGCGGCGGCGGCCTGCGCCATGAACCGCCAGGCGGCGGCCCGGATCGTCGACCGGCCGGACTGCATGCTCTCGGCGGCGGCGACCAGCAGGTGGCTGACATCGGCGTGCCCGGTGGGCGGCGGCGGGGGTGCGGCACCGAACGTGTCGGTGACGCCGAGTTCGAACGTCGCCGAGGCCCGGACCGCCGCGTCCCGGATGGTCGGCTCCACGAACTTGCGGATGTTGAGGTGCGGGCTCAGGCCACGGTCGTAACCGAGCACCCGGCCGGCCTCGACGTTCGTGGTCAGAAAATTGATCACGTCGGCCACCAGGTCCGGATGGCGGGTGCCCCGGAAACCGGCCCAGTACATCGACGCCCGGGCCCACTGCGCGGCCGCCGGGCCGGGGCAG
The nucleotide sequence above comes from Micromonospora pallida. Encoded proteins:
- a CDS encoding C39 family peptidase, producing the protein MTTLIRKAALTAAGAALVGGALAAPATAFAAPASTHTPTASVTTDRGHDRDGGGKGGKELRVRYEAQPNFYYCGPAAARNALTTMDKNVSQDDMAHEMGTTENGTDSAHQITKALNVKAGKDTFRTVEISSAKADDAQTDTLRKDVVKAVDNGHGIVANIAGTATDTEGGVHSFEGGHYISVVGYRDGGETVKISDSANPDQSSYWITTDALADWTATRGYSA